Genomic window (Pseudomonas sp. MM211):
GGTCGAAGCCATGCGCCGCGGCGCCGCCGATTACCTGGTCAAACCGTTCGAGCCCAAGGTACTGCTGGCACTGGTCGCACGGCATGCCCTGGGCCTTGCTGGCGGGCTTGAGCAGGACGGGCCAGTCGCTCGAGAACCGGCCAGCCTGCAGTTATTGGAGTTAGCTGCGCGGGTGGCTCGCAGCGATTCCACTGTGCTGATCACCGGCGAGTCGGGTACCGGCAAAGAGGTGCTGGCACGTTACCTCCATCAGCAGTCCCCGCGATCAACTGGGCCGTTCGTTGCCATCAACTGCGCGGCGATTCCGGACAACATGCTAGAGGCCACGCTATTTGGGCATGAGAAAGGCGCATTCACCGGTGCCGTAGCCAGTGCGCCAGGCAAGTTCGAGATGGCCGAAGGCGGCACCATTCTGCTCGACGAGATTTCCGAAATGCCCCTCGCTCTGCAGGCCAAGCTATTGCGTGTGCTGCAGGAGCGTGAGGTCGAACGGGTCGGGGCGCGTAAACCGATTAGCCTGGATATTCGAGTGCTGGCGACCAGCAACCGTGATTTGGCGGCGGAGGTTGCGGCAGGGCGCTTTCGTGAGGATCTATTCTATCGGTTATCTGTCTTCCCGCTGGCCTGGCGCCCCCTGCGTGAGCGCCCGGCGGATATCCTGCCGCTGGCCGAACGTCTGCTGAACAAATACGTACGCAAGATGAACCTCGCACCGCTACGCCTTTCCGCTCAAGCGGTCGCCTGTCTAACGAGCCATGCCTGGCCGGGCAACGTGCGTGAGCTGGACAATGCCATCCAGCGTGCGGTCATCCTCCAGCAGAATGGGGTTATCGAGCCTCATGATCTTTGTCTGACTGCGCCGATTGGCTTTGCCCCGATGGCTCAAGCAGCGCAGCCACTGGCTGTGGTGTCTGCTATGGCTGCAGTGCCGCTATCGGAACCCGCAATGATGGATGGTGCGTTGGGAGAAGATCTGCGGCGCCGCGAGTACCAGGTGATCATCGACACCTTGCGCGCCGAGCGAGGCCGTCGCAAGGAGGCCGCCGAGAGGCTGGGCATCAGCCCTCGTACTTTGCGCTACAAGCTGGCGCAGATGCGCGATGCCGGGATGGATGTCGAAGCTTATCTTTACGCAAGCTAAGTGCGAGTAAAGCGCCACTGTTACGCGGTCTGAACAAGGTGATACCCAGAAGGCGTTCTGAAAGCCTGCCTTGATCCAGCTTGGACTCTACGGCGGCTATCGCTTGGTGGGTTACGCGCCGCGCCGAGAGTGTAGTGCTTGAGATGACCAGGGCCGGCGGCGCTAACCCACCCTACGTTTGTGCATGCCTGGAAGTCCGTTATCGAGAAATCCAGCGGGTACAAAAAGCTCCGGTTTTCACCGAGGCTTTCGAATTTGGCTCCACGACCTGGACGCGACAGCGCAGCTGAACGCGCTTCTGCGCGGCCCCGAAGGGGTGAGCGCAGCGAATAACCTGGGACGCAGTCCCTGGTGAGAGTCCGCAGGCAATAAAAAACCTGGCCTATCGACCGGGTTTCTTGAGTTTGGCTCCACGACCTGGACTCGACAGCGCAGCTGAACGCGCTTTAGCGCGGCCCCGAAGGGGGAGCGTAGCGAATAACCTGGGACGCAGTCCCTGGTGAGAGTCCGCAGGCAATAAAAAACCCGGCCTATCGACCGGGTTTCTTGAATTTGGCTCCACGACCTGGACTCGAACCAGGACCCAATGATTAACAGTCATTTGCTCTACCAACTGAGCTATCGCGGAACAGCGACGCGTATCCTACTGATTACGAAGGGGAAGTCAAGCATCTGCCGGCTTCCCCTGCATCCACTCAAAGCACTTCGGCGATAGCCTTGGTGACGACTGGCAGATTGCGAGTGTTCAGTGCGGCCACGCAGATGCGGCCGGTACCCACGGCGTAGATGCCGAACTCACTGCGCAGGCGTTCGACCTGCTCGGTGGTCAGCCCGGAGTAGGAGAACATGCCGCGCTGTTCGGCGACGAAGCCGAAGTCACGCTTGGCGTTCAGGGCTGCCAGTTGTTCGACCATGGCCAGGCGCATGGTGCGGATGCGATCGCGCATTTCACCCAGTTCGGTTTCCCACATCACGCGCAGCTCAGGGCTGTTGAGTACGGCAGCGACTACGCTGGCGCCATGGGTCGGCGGGTTGGAGTAGTTGGTGCGAATTACGCGTTTGACCTGCGACAGCACGCGGCCGGTCTCTTCCTGGTCGACGGTGACGATGGTCAGGGCGCCGACACGCTCGCCATACAGCGAGAAGGATTTGGAGAACGAGCTGGAGACGAAGAAGGTCAGGCCAGATTGGGCGAACAAACGCACCGCGGCGGCGTCTTCTTCAATACCGTCGCCGAAACCCTGGTAGGCGATATCGAGGAAGGGCACATGTTCGCGCTCGCGCACGATTTCCAGCACGGCTTGCCAGTCTTCAGGCGTCAGGTCGACGCCGGTAGGGTTGTGGCAGCAGGCGTGCAGGACGACGATGGAGCGGGCCGGCAGGTTCTTCAGGTCTTCGAGCAGGCCGCCACGGTTGACGCCATTGCTGAAGGCGTCGTAGTAACGGTAATTGCGTACCGGGAAACCAGCGGTT
Coding sequences:
- a CDS encoding sigma-54-dependent transcriptional regulator — protein: MAAKILLVEDDRALREALADTLELGGHDYRAVDCAEAALTAIAEEPFGLVISDVNMPGMDGHQLLLVIRQRQPQLPVLLMTAFGAVERAVEAMRRGAADYLVKPFEPKVLLALVARHALGLAGGLEQDGPVAREPASLQLLELAARVARSDSTVLITGESGTGKEVLARYLHQQSPRSTGPFVAINCAAIPDNMLEATLFGHEKGAFTGAVASAPGKFEMAEGGTILLDEISEMPLALQAKLLRVLQEREVERVGARKPISLDIRVLATSNRDLAAEVAAGRFREDLFYRLSVFPLAWRPLRERPADILPLAERLLNKYVRKMNLAPLRLSAQAVACLTSHAWPGNVRELDNAIQRAVILQQNGVIEPHDLCLTAPIGFAPMAQAAQPLAVVSAMAAVPLSEPAMMDGALGEDLRRREYQVIIDTLRAERGRRKEAAERLGISPRTLRYKLAQMRDAGMDVEAYLYAS
- a CDS encoding amino acid aminotransferase; amino-acid sequence: MSLFSAVEMAPRDPILGLNEAFNADTRTDKVNLGVGVYTNEEGRIPLLRAVIEAETALTAAHAPRGYLPIEGIAAYDKAVQTLLLGRDSPLIQQGRVITTQAIGGTGALKTGADFLKRLLPDATVAISDPSWENHRALFETAGFPVRNYRYYDAFSNGVNRGGLLEDLKNLPARSIVVLHACCHNPTGVDLTPEDWQAVLEIVREREHVPFLDIAYQGFGDGIEEDAAAVRLFAQSGLTFFVSSSFSKSFSLYGERVGALTIVTVDQEETGRVLSQVKRVIRTNYSNPPTHGASVVAAVLNSPELRVMWETELGEMRDRIRTMRLAMVEQLAALNAKRDFGFVAEQRGMFSYSGLTTEQVERLRSEFGIYAVGTGRICVAALNTRNLPVVTKAIAEVL